In one Azospirillum sp. TSH100 genomic region, the following are encoded:
- a CDS encoding NAD(P)/FAD-dependent oxidoreductase — MPQSPSPPSSPAPLDIAVIGAGIAGLSAAWLLSKTHRVTLYEKEDRPGGHANTVDVEGEAATPVDTGFIVYNEPCYPNLVALFDHLGVATRATDMSFSASLDGGRVEYAGSSLGTLFAQKRNLLRPRFWRMIADLLRFYREAPGLLTDPAAETLTLGDVLDRGGYSDAFVRDHLLPMAAAIWSTPADSMRGHPAAAFIRFCDNHGLLRITGRPVWRTVEGGSRSYVGRILADMPGALRLNCGVEGIVREENRVLLRDRRGVVRAHDHVVIATHADQALSLLEDAGEEERRLLGAFGYERNLAILHSDAALMPKRRAVWSSWNYLAEQGDGGRQGERDAVCVTYWMNRLQGFLPRERDLFVTLNPIRPPREGSILRSVLYDHPIFGMEALAAQKRLWSLQGKRRTWFAGSYFGAGFHEDGAQAGLAVAEALGGLPRPWTVANPSGRIYVGPTPAPAPVQAAGAAELETA, encoded by the coding sequence ATGCCGCAATCCCCGTCTCCCCCTTCCTCTCCGGCTCCGCTCGACATCGCCGTGATCGGCGCCGGCATCGCCGGGCTGTCGGCGGCCTGGCTGCTGTCGAAGACGCACCGCGTCACCCTCTACGAGAAGGAGGACCGGCCGGGCGGCCACGCCAACACGGTGGATGTGGAGGGGGAGGCCGCCACCCCGGTCGACACCGGCTTCATCGTCTACAACGAGCCCTGCTACCCCAATCTGGTGGCGTTGTTCGACCATCTGGGTGTCGCGACCCGGGCGACCGACATGAGCTTTTCCGCCTCGCTGGACGGCGGGCGGGTGGAGTATGCCGGCAGCTCGCTCGGCACCCTGTTCGCGCAGAAGCGCAACCTGCTGCGCCCGCGCTTCTGGCGGATGATCGCCGACCTCTTGCGCTTCTACCGCGAGGCGCCCGGCCTGTTGACGGATCCGGCGGCGGAGACGCTGACGCTCGGCGACGTGCTGGACCGCGGCGGCTATTCCGACGCCTTCGTCCGCGACCATCTGCTGCCGATGGCCGCCGCCATCTGGTCGACCCCGGCGGACTCGATGCGCGGCCATCCCGCCGCCGCCTTCATCCGCTTCTGCGACAACCACGGCCTGCTGAGGATCACCGGCCGCCCGGTCTGGCGCACGGTGGAGGGCGGCAGCCGCAGCTATGTCGGGCGCATCCTGGCCGACATGCCCGGCGCCCTGAGGCTGAATTGCGGGGTGGAGGGAATCGTCCGCGAGGAGAACCGTGTGCTGCTGCGCGACCGCCGCGGCGTTGTGCGCGCCCACGACCATGTGGTGATCGCCACCCACGCCGATCAGGCGCTGTCCCTGCTGGAGGATGCCGGGGAGGAGGAGCGCCGGCTGCTGGGCGCCTTCGGCTATGAGCGCAACCTTGCCATCCTGCACAGCGACGCCGCCCTGATGCCGAAGCGCCGGGCGGTGTGGTCGAGCTGGAACTATCTGGCCGAGCAGGGCGATGGCGGCCGGCAGGGGGAACGCGACGCCGTGTGCGTCACCTACTGGATGAACCGGCTACAAGGCTTCCTGCCAAGGGAACGCGATCTGTTCGTCACGCTGAACCCGATCCGCCCGCCGCGCGAAGGCAGCATCCTGCGCAGCGTGCTCTACGACCACCCCATTTTCGGGATGGAGGCGCTGGCGGCGCAGAAGCGGCTGTGGAGCCTGCAAGGAAAGCGGCGGACCTGGTTTGCCGGCTCCTATTTCGGCGCCGGCTTCCACGAGGACGGGGCGCAGGCCGGCCTTGCGGTGGCGGAGGCGCTGGGCGGCCTGCCACGGCCCTGGACGGTGGCGAACCCGTCCGGCCGCATTTATGTCGGACCGACGCCGGCGCCGGCACCCGTCCAGGCAGCG
- a CDS encoding sigma-70 family RNA polymerase sigma factor, whose amino-acid sequence MIAPLATLLTHAAGPDRARSGAPGGGLPARGDDPAAAQLSADLVAVAAGDRQAFARLFAHFAPRVKAYMLKLGMPAQRAEDLAQDTLLSVWRKAALYDPAKAEAATWVFTIARNLRIDALRRERHPEVSDDELLEHEDDRPRADELLDGDRRASRLRGALASLTPEQAEVVRLSFFADLAHPAIAERLDVPLGTVKSRLRLAMVKIRKALGDDDR is encoded by the coding sequence ATGATCGCCCCCTTGGCCACCCTTCTGACCCATGCCGCCGGACCGGACCGCGCCAGATCCGGAGCACCGGGCGGCGGGTTGCCGGCACGCGGCGACGATCCGGCGGCTGCGCAGCTGTCCGCCGATCTGGTCGCGGTGGCGGCGGGCGACCGGCAGGCCTTCGCCCGGCTGTTCGCCCATTTCGCCCCGCGGGTGAAGGCCTACATGCTGAAGCTCGGCATGCCGGCGCAGCGGGCGGAGGATCTGGCGCAGGACACCCTGCTGTCGGTGTGGCGCAAGGCCGCCCTCTACGACCCGGCGAAGGCGGAGGCGGCGACCTGGGTCTTCACCATCGCCCGCAACCTGCGCATCGACGCGCTGCGCCGTGAGCGCCATCCGGAGGTGTCGGACGACGAATTGCTGGAGCATGAGGACGACCGCCCGCGCGCCGACGAACTTCTGGACGGCGACCGCCGCGCCAGCCGGCTGCGCGGCGCGCTGGCCTCGCTGACGCCGGAGCAGGCGGAGGTGGTGCGGCTGTCCTTCTTCGCCGACCTTGCCCATCCGGCGATCGCCGAACGGCTGGACGTGCCGCTGGGCACAGTGAAATCGCGCCTGCGTCTGGCCATGGTCAAGATCCGCAAGGCGTTGGGAGACGACGACCGATGA
- a CDS encoding ChrR family anti-sigma-E factor: MTPRQSTARQIFLPNHHPSDALLVAYGAGSLGEGLSLAVAVHLTHCPDCRAALAEVEALGGALLEDLPPAPLETLSLAATLDRLDREEAPANPCKALPSRLRLSKPNHVPTADTTPALPRPLRTYVPSLDGLPWQRLAPGVRRVELLPRTASGGAAQLLRIAPGTALPHHGHGGLELTVVLSGHFADELGRYGPGDLAEVDGETSHQPIADSHRDCICLIATDAPLRFTGLMGRLMQPFIGL, from the coding sequence ATGACCCCCCGCCAATCCACCGCCCGCCAGATCTTCCTGCCGAACCATCACCCCAGCGACGCCTTGCTGGTGGCTTACGGCGCGGGCAGCCTGGGAGAAGGGCTGTCGCTGGCCGTCGCCGTCCATCTCACCCATTGCCCCGATTGCCGCGCCGCCTTGGCGGAGGTGGAGGCGCTGGGCGGCGCCCTGCTGGAGGATTTGCCGCCGGCCCCGCTGGAGACACTGTCGCTGGCCGCCACGCTCGACCGGCTGGACCGGGAGGAGGCGCCGGCCAATCCGTGCAAGGCCCTGCCTTCCAGGCTGCGGCTGAGCAAGCCGAACCACGTCCCCACGGCCGATACGACGCCGGCCCTGCCCCGTCCGTTGCGCACCTATGTCCCGTCGCTCGACGGCCTGCCCTGGCAGCGTCTGGCCCCGGGCGTGCGGCGGGTGGAACTGCTGCCGCGCACGGCATCCGGCGGTGCCGCCCAGCTGCTGCGCATCGCGCCCGGCACCGCCCTGCCCCACCACGGCCATGGCGGGCTGGAACTGACCGTGGTGCTCAGCGGCCATTTCGCCGACGAGCTCGGCCGCTACGGCCCCGGCGATCTGGCGGAGGTCGATGGCGAGACCAGCCACCAGCCGATCGCCGACAGCCACCGCGATTGCATCTGCCTGATCGCCACCGACGCGCCGCTGCGCTTCACCGGCCTGATGGGCCGGCTGATGCAGCCCTTCATCGGGCTGTAG
- a CDS encoding methyl-accepting chemotaxis protein: protein MMAVGSILHIISIRAKVVSVAVFVFAAVCLSSVLTMRDMGRQTDHLSEVQRGAHDVVGSVIPLLSLVWEIRNDVVQTQQWLTDISATRGLDGMNDGPEKAADYARKFEEHTVKATELARALNLPQVVGEIDSARKAFGPYYDMGRRMAQAYVDGGPEAGNRIMGEFDSVADAMGDSLETLGASVVAVSGDRLKELTGGIEVVRETSDGLRWTLIGAGLAILLMALACVIFLEAAVIRPMDRLRRAMVALAGGTLEVEVGLDGRRDEIGHMADTVRVFQKSAQENARLRAAQEETRRRGEEERRHALEAMAEKVERETRVAVDHVAERTSRMSSNAGAMAESAVQVSGNAQNVAAAAQQALSNAETVAAATEELSASIGDIGMQVSTATQVTGRAVERAGLARSTIERLSASVERIGAVARLIGDIASQTNLLALNATIEAARAGDAGRGFAVVANEVKNLASQTARSTEEIGSLISEVESVTALAVGAVGEVSETIDEVAGISSSIAAAVEEQAAATQEIARSVTQTSDAAKEVSMRIGRVSAEADSTQNRADEVRTVADDVAGGIDALRNVLIRVVRTATADVDRRQRPRFAVSIGCVLEVPGSRPASVTIANLSAGGAMLTGLPDPVTGGTVTLRIDGLARPLTARVKFGEQDRLHVKFDLSEAEQEAFDREVDRLTRGLTPMAAVA from the coding sequence ATGATGGCTGTCGGTAGCATTCTGCACATCATCTCGATCCGGGCGAAGGTTGTGTCGGTCGCGGTGTTCGTCTTCGCCGCGGTCTGCCTGTCCTCCGTCCTCACCATGCGTGACATGGGCCGGCAGACCGATCATCTGTCCGAAGTGCAGCGCGGCGCGCACGACGTGGTCGGCAGCGTCATTCCCCTGCTGTCGCTGGTCTGGGAAATCCGCAACGACGTGGTGCAGACCCAGCAATGGCTGACCGACATTTCGGCCACCCGCGGGCTGGACGGGATGAATGACGGCCCGGAAAAGGCCGCCGACTATGCCCGCAAGTTCGAGGAGCACACCGTCAAGGCCACCGAACTGGCGCGGGCACTGAACCTGCCCCAGGTGGTCGGCGAGATCGACAGCGCCCGCAAGGCTTTCGGTCCCTATTACGACATGGGCCGGCGGATGGCGCAGGCCTATGTCGACGGCGGGCCGGAGGCCGGCAACCGGATCATGGGAGAGTTCGACAGCGTCGCCGACGCGATGGGCGACAGCCTGGAGACGCTGGGCGCCAGCGTGGTCGCCGTCAGCGGCGACCGGCTGAAGGAGCTGACCGGTGGCATCGAGGTGGTGCGGGAAACGTCCGACGGTCTGCGCTGGACGCTGATCGGCGCCGGGCTGGCCATCCTGCTGATGGCGTTGGCCTGCGTCATCTTCCTGGAGGCGGCGGTGATCCGCCCGATGGACCGGCTGCGCCGCGCCATGGTCGCGCTGGCCGGCGGCACCCTGGAGGTCGAGGTCGGTCTGGACGGGCGCCGGGACGAGATCGGCCACATGGCCGACACCGTCCGCGTCTTCCAGAAGAGCGCGCAGGAGAACGCCCGGCTGCGCGCCGCCCAGGAGGAAACCCGCCGCCGCGGCGAGGAGGAACGGCGCCACGCGCTGGAGGCGATGGCGGAAAAGGTGGAGCGCGAGACCCGCGTCGCCGTCGACCATGTGGCGGAACGCACCAGCCGCATGAGCAGCAATGCGGGCGCCATGGCGGAATCGGCGGTGCAGGTCAGCGGCAATGCGCAGAACGTCGCCGCCGCCGCCCAGCAGGCGCTGAGCAACGCCGAAACCGTCGCCGCCGCGACCGAGGAGCTGTCGGCCTCCATCGGTGACATCGGCATGCAGGTGTCCACCGCCACCCAGGTCACCGGCCGCGCGGTGGAGCGGGCCGGCCTCGCCCGGTCGACCATCGAACGGCTGTCGGCCTCGGTCGAGCGCATCGGCGCCGTCGCCCGGCTGATCGGCGACATCGCCAGCCAGACCAACCTGCTTGCCCTGAACGCCACCATCGAGGCGGCGCGGGCCGGCGATGCCGGGCGCGGCTTCGCCGTGGTGGCGAACGAGGTGAAGAATCTCGCCAGCCAGACCGCCCGTTCCACCGAGGAGATCGGCTCGCTGATCTCGGAGGTCGAATCCGTGACGGCATTGGCCGTCGGCGCCGTCGGCGAGGTGTCGGAGACCATCGACGAGGTGGCCGGCATTTCGTCCTCCATTGCCGCCGCGGTGGAGGAGCAGGCGGCGGCGACCCAGGAGATCGCCCGTTCGGTCACCCAGACCAGCGATGCGGCGAAGGAGGTGTCGATGCGGATCGGCAGGGTTTCCGCCGAGGCCGATTCAACCCAGAACCGGGCCGACGAGGTGCGCACCGTCGCCGACGATGTCGCCGGCGGCATCGACGCCCTGCGCAACGTGCTGATCCGCGTCGTCCGCACCGCCACCGCCGATGTCGACCGCCGCCAGCGCCCGCGCTTCGCCGTCTCGATCGGCTGCGTGCTGGAGGTTCCGGGATCCCGCCCGGCGTCCGTCACCATCGCCAACCTGTCGGCGGGCGGCGCCATGCTGACCGGCCTCCCCGATCCGGTGACCGGCGGAACGGTGACCCTGCGCATCGACGGCTTGGCCCGCCCGCTCACCGCACGGGTCAAGTTCGGCGAGCAGGACCGGCTGCATGTGAAGTTCGATCTGTCCGAGGCCGAGCAGGAGGCGTTCGACCGCGAGGTCGACCGGCTGACGCGCGGCCTGACGCCAATGGCCGCGGTGGCGTGA